A segment of the Dermacentor andersoni chromosome 5, qqDerAnde1_hic_scaffold, whole genome shotgun sequence genome:
GTGCTGAAAAGACCTGCTCCAAGTCCATTACTATGATTGCATTGAGCATCACCAGGTTGCATTATGATCACAATCTTTTCCCCTAATCTTCGAAGGTCCCTCCTCATGCAGTATTTATGATTGCATGATGCTGGTAATGGCGTGACATTCATGCAAAAAAATGTATCTTACATTCAGTAATTAACGCAGCTTTTAGAATAAAAAGAAGCAAACTTACTAGTTGTTTTAAAATAATGCTGGCATCTCCAGCGGTTGCTGAATGCCACTGTTACTGAACTCATGGTCGACCGGTAAGGGAAATTAATAGGATCAGCTGGCTTCTGTTTTCAAAGCAGCTATCATTGAGTTGTTCCCATGGTAAATTAGTAGCTTCATGTAGTGGCAGTGGCTCCTCGTCCCCACAGGGGGGTAGAGATATACAATGCTGATAGCATTAAATGATCTTCTGGAGTGCACATCTAACACCAGTACAAAAAACGCTTCATTAGCAGCAGTGTGGGACAGCAACCTTGGCTACATGGGAAAGTAGTCAGATCAAACAGCGGTAGCCCATCAACTTCAAAGATTTTACCCAAATAGATGGCAAAGCAGCGTCAAATGTATTCGACCAGCGCCCCACACAAGGGATGTATTTGGGCAGCTAAATGTGAGAATGTGACTGCCAAGGCACGATGCCCTCAGTATGGCAATCACGCTTATCTGCAAATTTAATCTCCCAACCATCCACATCTTCTGCTTGGAGTATAATAAGAGGAGCTATTATTTTTATGCAGCTGCCTGCTTTAAAGAATTATGAATCACTGCGATTTAGGAGCTGCACAACCTTTAACATGTGCACTTGATCCAATTTCAACTTTTAAATCTCAAGAGAAATTGCAGACCAAGTGATTAACTAGCAGGTCAGCAGCCGTCCCACAAGTTCCTATGCCAATGGATCACCGTAGTTCAAGTAGCATTATTTCTCGTAAAAAGCGTGCTAAACTAAAATGTACCAAAGTAAGAAGTGGCTGACTTCATACACTATGGTGTAAAACCCAACTTTTCACTGTGTTGTCATTGTTGATGAAGTCGAGGCTATGAAGCTTCACAAAAGCTGAAGGACTAGAGGAAGGTTATTGCCCCTCCTTCATGGCTATCACACTTTCAGCTGCATTACTACCTTAGCAAGAAACGGTGAGATGTTGGGAAGCAATGCGACAGGGATATATATTCACCTATCATCCAGCAGTCCCCAGTCATAAAACATAGATGTTGTTAAGGCTGACTAAGTACAAGCATTCCTTAACTACAACTCTGCAAAAAGCTTTTCGTTCCGCTACAACTATAGCCTGGAATGAACATCAGTGTAATCTGTAAGCCATGGGATCGGTTATCATGACATGAGGCACCAAGCTACAACTCGCAACCAAACAATGTTTTAACAACAGCTAGAGCCAGTTCATACTACTGCCGCGGTCGTTACAAAGTCAAGCAAAGACAAACCTAAATCCTTGAAAAAGAACTAAGCGGGCCTAGACACTGCGCCATCGTGTCCAAAATCGCGATGCCAGCGCTTTCTGCATCGCCTGCGAGCTGATGTCAAACGTCATGAAGCTGATGCCGACAGCGATGGGTCCCTTAATCCAGTTCATGCTCAGTCCTTTGTAGAGGCCACCAATGAGGCCTTCATTCTTGTAAACCGTGATGAGGGTTCCCAATACACTGGTGTAGTTGTGTCCAGTGAGTGGAGCAGTCTGCATCCGCCTCCTCACAATGTCCAGCGGATAGGAGCATGACTGGCCGAACAGGCCACCTACCGCACCAAACATCAAGCGCTCGATCGGGTGCAGTTCTGTCGATCCTGTCTGCTCTGTTGAAAGGAATGGAGGAATAGATTGATAAGTAATGTTAGAGCAGTAGAATTGAAAGGTAGGCTAGTTAATACACATGCACGATAATGACTGATGCGCTCAAATGTGTAGATTAAATTGAGAAGGGATGTTCCATGGTGTTTCCTACAAACATTACTACAGTCCCCTCCTGTTAATTCAACCCCTGTGGGGCAGCAAGTTTAGGTTGAATTATCCAAAAGGTCAAATAAATAGATGGCACCAAAATGAACTGATTCAAATGTTTCATGTTGCTTGAAGTAGTCTGTAATCGTTGACAGACTGCTTCAATACAGTAATATAATAACTATACATATGGTCATCAGTCACTGGCCCACAGAGATCACCCAGGGCACAGTGAAAGCTGTCATCATCGCTGCAGGACAGGTTGCTGTTGTTACTGTTGCCGCCTAAGGAATCAGTAGCGCCGCCTGCTGAATGTCTTCCATGTTTAAGCTTTTAGTAACCACTGCTCACATGAGGTGACACTGGCGGGGGTTTAATTACCCAAAGCGACATATTTTTGCGTGCAAACTAAACAAGTTTTCCTCCTACATCACCGTACGGTTTATTTCAGAGACTTGCCAGTGCATTTGCATTAAGCGAAAAGTCACATTAACAGAGGTCGAATTAACAGGAATCGACTGTAGAGGGACCTCTGGagctagtgtctatgggagctgcaagttTGGCACTTCAGCTAGCACGGTAATTATGggtagtgcatggatttgcctaaactttatcGTTCTGGCTTCTAACGGCCTTGTGATTGCAGATTAACCATTTTCAACAAAACAATGCATTATAAATCCAAAATTCACAATTGTGATGCGTGTGCACAAATACTTATTGATCCCCACCGTGTTAGGAAATTGGGACAGCTTCGAAATTTAGCAAGCATTATAAATAATGCAATGAGAATGTTCAAGGCCACAAGCATGAATGTTAGAGAAATCCATGTACTgatcatcattcccatggtaacTAAACAGTCGCTGCACCAGAATTCCCTCTAGTAAACTTATAAAAAAACTCTATGCTTTCTCCATTTTACCCTCGTGTTTCGGCACATCGGTCATAATCATGTAGCATTAGAACTTAGCCTTGTAGTTGAAAAAGAATGGCTTGGAAACCAGTAAGAAAACCAAAATCTAGAAAAGTTGACTACACGCCCAGCATACCTGCTAACCTGTGAACATTAAAAATTTGTAACAATACTCATGAATATGACAAAAGGAGAGGGATGAGAGGAAGGAAGCAGCATGCATTTTTGTTTATGTCTGCCCTAAGCACACATATTTCATGGGATAAATACACACTTTATTTGCACTTATTAAAGTTTAGATACAgcacattaaaggggccctgcaacactTTCTTCAAGCCACCATATTTGCTCTAGACATATTCTCAGCATGTTAAAGCAAAAAAGAGCAAAAGAAGTTATGGTAACACACACAAAGCCAAGTTATCGGTCAGAAATTTCAAAGTACATGCAAAATAATAGCTACTCTCAACTCAAATTTTAATGGCTCTAAATGCCACATTTCATTCTCACATGACATCATAGGGTGGCAACAATAGCAGCACGGCATTAGCGGAAGTCGGTGTGCCAAAGTTGCCAAGCCTGCCTAGCCTGCTCAGCCTGCCGATGGCATTCCCATGACCTCTGTCATCGAGCAGCACACCTTCTGATATTGGAGGCCATGGCACCACGTTGATGGTTAAAACAGCTTCCTCAAGGCTGCCATTGGTGCGCCAAAGTGCTCGGCATGTTGGCGCATCTTTTCCGTGGTTGCAAAACCTCTCTCGTGGCTGTGCAACGCTTCAAATGGTCGTAAAACGTAATCGTGTAGTTTCTTTTGCAGTAATCACAATATTGCACGAACGTAAATTGATTACATTTTTAACCAATGATCATGGCGCCACACTTAGATGTCACGTTCTGTCTGTGAAGTACACGAAATCACCACATCGAGGCAATGCTGTCGGTGCCGCTCAACGAGCTTTCCCTGGTGCATTGCAGGGCCCTTTGAGAGCAACAAGCTAAAGCAGAGGCTTAGAAGCAATGCAGtgtttttagatcacagtgacATTTTCAGTGACTTTGCTTATGCCGATTAGCCTGCTTCAGGAAGACATTTGACGAAATTTGTGCGAAGAAGAAAGCCCTCTGCTTAACCTGCCACAAAAGGGTGCTGCACATACCATTGCAATTTTTTGTTGCATGCTCTTCAATCTCGCTTGCCCCATCTTTCAGCACCTTTTAACCTATTTTCATGAATAAAATCTATTTGTAAATTTTGACGCAACATTTGTAAGATCGCGGAACATGCCCAAGTTCGTCAACTTCACAACAAATTCTAGGGAATTAGCAGGTACGCCCTAGTAGACAACAGAAGCGCCTTGCCACTTTAGGTGTCCTTCCCAACAGGATAGGTCGTTTTGGCAAGTACCTCATGCAGCCATCACAAGTGCTGCAGCTTGTTAAGGAGTTTCCAGCTGCTTACAGCTCACACTTTTAAGAATTAACTtcaagaagtagtaaaacataatTGCCATTACATTTAATAATTTTGAAACAAACTTGGGGCAGTAACCTGGTTACTTAGTTACTAGTGCTAGTTACTAGTAGTGGTACTTATATTAGAACAGTCATGATGTCTGACGGACATTTGGCAATTTTGCTACCAAGTTCTATGCGTTTTTGTGCGGCAAGTGGGGGTGCTAGAATGTTTAACTGCACCTGCAAACAATCTAAATTGTTATTTGCGTCCAGAATAGACGGACAAACATTCGTTAGGTAGCCTCGCATGGCAAGTTAAACTTCCTCGATTCCTCAGCATGTTCCATCGAGGCACTATTCCTTGTTTTTAGTGCGGATAGCTGGCATTCTTGTATAGAAGAAGCAATAAATGCCCCTTTCGTATGTTCGCACTAATGCATACTGGCTATTTTCCTACAGAGAACACAATCAGACCCCACAAGCATAAAGCACAATTGTGACAGTTATTTGTACAAAAAGTGATGAAGGCACTAGGGTGTCCATATTGGAAGGTGTATGTTTGACTTTAAGAGGCACACTCAGACCAAAGAAGCTTGGCCAGTTTTTCAGTGACAGCTTAAAAGGGCATTCCTCACCGAGGCGAGACAGCAAGAAAAGTTGCAGAAAAGTAGGCTTATCTGAGGAGCCACCGAGACACACTgttctttcgttccttttttctgtctcgtcatcatcagcagcagcggtCTATTAGTCCACTGCAGGGTGGAGGCCTCTCACAGCAATCTCCAGCTACCCTCTCTTGCATCAGCCAACTTCATCCGATGCCTGCGAATTTTCTGATCTCGCCAAACCACCTAATCATTGGCTGCCCTTGTGTCATTTCTTTCCCCTTGACCTCCGTTCTGTTGCAGTCAAACCTCATCATGACGAAGTCGCATCCAACACAAACTTTTTTTCACTATACCCAACATTCATTGTAAGTGTACACGCTGATATTGGTGATGAATCTGGTGATGAAGCCTCAGATAGGCCAGCAAAGGATTGCCTGCCAATTTTGATGGCCCCGTGGCGGCTTTCCGTGCCGCCCACCATGTAGCCGGCTTCCTGGCATGTGAACAATGCTAAATTAGAAACATGCTTTTGCACTATTGGTAATATGCAATCACATGGTCGGTGTGATCACACGAGATTGGCATGTTGGCTCACCAGCTGTGGGCCAACCAAGCAAAGTCATAGGCCAAAACACACACGCCCACGCTTCACACTTTTGCTACCAGAAAATTCAGTACTTTGATCTGCAACTAACAAACATTTACTTTCCTGCAACTGATATTATCTCAGATCTACTATTTTCCATTTTGTTACAGCAACAGAATACTTGCTGAAATAAGGCATGAACAATGAAACCTTGCTTTCGATTTGTTACATCTCTGTTCATTGATATCAAGATTGACTGTGCCCTAACTGACCAAACGGTTAAGTGCTCTATACATTATATGATGTGCCAAACTCCTCTGTCTTTTAGCTAGAACACCAGCACCTACTCCCTCTTTGATACTGTCGCTTTCCTGTCTCTCAACATCACATCAATCATTTGGTGTTCCATTATTCATTGCACAGTCCTCGGCTCCTTCTCAAGTTCCTTCACGATCCTCAGAATTTCTACCCATACTAGCCTGTAGTTTAGGACCATTCGGCAGGATAGCATTAAGCAAAGAATAAATTGAACCAGCGCCAAGTTAATGGAAGTCTACAGTAACAGAAGTCCTGGCATGCTAAATTTGGCACGTGCCGAGTTATCTATTTTAATGAAAACAGCCTCAGTAAGGTTATCCCATggtagatatcacaattctgttgCACTTCCAATTTTGTCGCACTTGAAAAGGCAGCCACTACTTTCAAGACAAATTGCAAGGCAATGTTAGGTAATAAACCAAACTTATCTAATTAATGTTTTAATTTTTAACTTTCAAGCACATTTTCCAGTTGCCGAAATGAAGCTGAGCAGTAATGAAGTAATATTCATTTATCAGAAATTCTGTGCCAGCAGTTCAGAGAAATAAGACACCCGAATCCATAGCTAAATGCGTTGATGTTCCAGTCAACGATGATCACCACTGTGGTAAACAGAGCACTAGTAAACGTTAACTGGGACAGTAATGCCATTAGTCATGGATTTTGAGGACATATTACTTGGAATTGTTGCAAAGCAAAGAATTTCTGCTAAATTAATATTACTTCAATGCGCCTCAGCTTCAATTGAGCAGCTGGGAAACAGGCGAGCATATGCAGCGATTCGTTTCACTTGATGGCATTTATGTCTCATCACCTACTGCTCATGACTGGCCCATTTTGGTGATAATGTAGGCAAAGCGCTTTTTGGATCAGTGCCGAAGTGCAAAGAAAAGAATTGGAGCAGAATCGCTGTATTATCCTGGTTTTACGATCCGAAAAGATCAATTACAAAGTTAATTAGTGGAATTTTGTTAATTAACATAACATTACAATCTGTTTTGGAAGTAGTGTTCATCTTGAAGTGATCCTGTTGATGTGATTGAATGAGAATATCTACCACAATAGATATTTAATAAGTATTTTTTCATTAAGATGGACAATCCAATATATGTATACGTAGATACAGAAGAAAACGATCTTCAATCATCGGTTTTACAACTTATCAGTTCCTGCTTACGGTCTTAAGAGCGCCAAATGCTTGCTGCCACTACTTCACAACACTTCTGTCAAAACAATCTGTTAAGAGAAACTTGATGTGGTGCTCATTATGCTCTAAATAACATTCTGAACACATACCTTGAATACCTCGAATGGTAAAGCATGGATAAGCGTAACATGCATTCAGAACCATAGACTGGAAAAATCTTTACCTGCTCTTAGCCTCTTCAGAGTCTCGTACGTAAAAAAACTAGCACCAGCAtacggaatgacaccaagcatcGTGGGTGAAAACcctctatacaagtgcctcgggCCTTCCTTATTCCAGATTTCCCGAAACACTTCAATTATGTTTCGATACCTGTGGGTGCAggggaagaaataaagaaacaaggcTGTGAAGcaagagatgccagcagtcagtGAGACAGTGCATGCTTTTTCACTCTGAACTTCTGATAACATGAACAGCTGACACAGAGGGTTTGCATTATACAGTGGCACCTATGCCTCTCTTACTGCAACAAGGTCAAAACTAGGAGTAAATACAACACCATGTTAAGAAAAGTTGAACATATgtgacatcatttttttttttattatttagtgcGATTCATTTGTGTAATGGTATCATTAGTGGCATACATTGCGTCATTAGTACTACGGTAAAATCCAATTCAGAGTCCAAGGGGACAATGAATCAGTTCAAGTAAAGAGGAGTCTCAACTAATGGGAGTCACTTGATGCAAAGCTGCCATGCACTGCACAGGCTACCGCACAACCACGAACTTGCTCGACCGCATTCTAGAAGAGGTCTGGCTGTGAAGTTTTTGCCAACATGATGCCCTAGTGTCCTCATACAGAGTTTGCCAGGTAAAGAATGTTAAGTTcgatacagaaaaaaaagggggggggagcaATAAAGTGCATGGGCAAACAGTCCATAGTTTGTGCATCAAGCTGTGCCTGAAGCATAATCGTATCGATAGCATGCAACGCACCAGACTACACAGACAACACCTGCCACATGGATTAGAAGGAAGCTTTTGCTCAGGGTCAACTCCAATCTTGGTATGAAGTTACTGTATGAACACTGAAATGTTCTCTTTAGAAAACCACTGACAGACTGCTGCTTTAAATCTACTTTATTTGTAATCTGCTTAAATCTGCTACATTTAGGTAACATCAAATTCTATCGACTAGTGGAAACAGAACTTTCATTTAGAACCTCAACTCTTCTATGTAAACTGCGAAAAATCAGTTCATTAAAAAACATTGAAGCACCAAGCTTGCAAATCTGTAAATAAGAATCTGCAAATCTGTAAATAAATATACACTTGAAATCAACAACCTCGTCACACGCCGGCCTTCACCACACGAAAACCATCACAAGCTTCGATGCAAAATTGCAATCTTAGAGGGCTATGATCACCTCTCTGGCATGGAGACGGCCATCCTTGCACGTGCAACGTCCAAGGGGTATGTCAATGCTGATGCTGTGCAACCAGCTAAGGAGCCGGCAAGGAAGGTCTTGAAGTAGTGCTTCTTCCTGGCAAGCCCAAGTTTATGTTATTAGCACATAATCAATAGATGGAACAACATAGCAGCATCAGTTATCGCAGTAGCATACGCACACTCCAGGAAGTGTTGACTGTTTGAAGGTGTGCTTTTCTTCCACAGCAATAATCACTATTCTATACTCTGGTTCATACATAACAGGCAACGCTACGAAAACTAGGCTGTTGACATCCGCGACCAAAAAGTAGTGCATCACATATGAAAGAAAGATACTAGGTGCACACCACGTAATTTGATGTAAAATTAAGCCTCATACATTTACGTTTCAAAATATGATGTACTTATTACATGCAAGGTGTCGGCAATCCAAAACTATTTACCACCAAACGAGCGCGGTGACACATTTCTGTGACCAGCCGCCACAGCGCACGACTTGCGCTCGCGACCAAAACATACGTCGGTCAAGAACAATCTCAACGTcagaatcttttaaataatatgTTGCCTACTAGAAGTACAAATATGCACAATATGTGACTTGACATAAACTCGTG
Coding sequences within it:
- the DPCoAC gene encoding mitochondrial coenzyme A transporter SLC25A42 isoform X1; translation: MKLKFLPTLDRSARDENSNNTEPTPDAFSHWDDEPQYEITNRDKVITSFIAGALAGSLAKTAIAPLDRTKINFQIHNEQFSFPKAIKFLVNSYKEHGLFSWWRGNTATMARVVPFAACQYAAHEHWKIILKVDTNERRKKHYFKTFLAGSLAGCTASALTYPLDVARARMAVSMPERYRNIIEVFREIWNKEGPRHLYRGFSPTMLGVIPYAGASFFTYETLKRLRAEQTGSTELHPIERLMFGAVGGLFGQSCSYPLDIVRRRMQTAPLTGHNYTSVLGTLITVYKNEGLIGGLYKGLSMNWIKGPIAVGISFMTFDISSQAMQKALASRFWTRWRSV
- the DPCoAC gene encoding mitochondrial coenzyme A transporter SLC25A42 isoform X2, which produces MAEGEVAITNRDKVITSFIAGALAGSLAKTAIAPLDRTKINFQIHNEQFSFPKAIKFLVNSYKEHGLFSWWRGNTATMARVVPFAACQYAAHEHWKIILKVDTNERRKKHYFKTFLAGSLAGCTASALTYPLDVARARMAVSMPERYRNIIEVFREIWNKEGPRHLYRGFSPTMLGVIPYAGASFFTYETLKRLRAEQTGSTELHPIERLMFGAVGGLFGQSCSYPLDIVRRRMQTAPLTGHNYTSVLGTLITVYKNEGLIGGLYKGLSMNWIKGPIAVGISFMTFDISSQAMQKALASRFWTRWRSV